A stretch of Kyrpidia spormannii DNA encodes these proteins:
- a CDS encoding Fic family protein codes for MFEPRFSIPPKMAKRLMEIQEANTVVEYLPLPGNVLQEMQRESAINRVILSTKIEGSRLSERQMRKALQVGQRSSAEQEVVNLSKAMDFLDRCAERRLPITEELIKQLHAIIRVIPGGKRPAQSGYRTVQNKVADERTGVIVYLPPEPRDVPTLMEDLVAWVNRPETQDIPAPIQAGIFMWQFLTIHPYVDGNGRTARALATYLLRQHDLWLKGLFVLESYYDRNLDGYYKNLQMGLPHNYYFGRNDADLTPWLDFFIDGLAEVFREAAELVRSKSLSFMAVEPDLLRRLDPSQRVVFAQMAFRTPVLTTSDLAKLLNLRDRTVRERLKRWIAEGFLRPRDEHAKRIRSVVLTEGYEELAQAVREDPERYRYLLGD; via the coding sequence GTGTTTGAACCGCGGTTCTCGATTCCTCCAAAGATGGCAAAAAGGTTAATGGAAATCCAAGAGGCGAACACCGTCGTGGAATATTTGCCGCTTCCGGGCAATGTGTTGCAGGAAATGCAGCGGGAGTCGGCGATCAATCGAGTAATTTTGTCCACAAAGATCGAAGGCTCCAGACTGAGCGAACGACAAATGAGGAAGGCGCTGCAGGTTGGACAACGTTCCTCGGCGGAACAGGAAGTGGTCAACCTTTCGAAGGCTATGGATTTTCTCGATCGCTGTGCCGAACGCAGGCTGCCGATCACCGAGGAACTCATCAAACAGCTTCATGCGATCATTCGCGTCATCCCGGGCGGTAAAAGGCCGGCTCAAAGTGGGTATCGGACTGTGCAAAACAAGGTGGCCGACGAGCGTACCGGTGTCATCGTGTATTTGCCGCCGGAACCCCGGGATGTGCCCACCTTGATGGAAGACCTCGTGGCATGGGTGAATCGACCGGAGACCCAGGACATTCCGGCTCCGATTCAGGCGGGCATCTTTATGTGGCAATTTTTGACGATCCATCCGTATGTCGACGGCAATGGGCGGACGGCGCGGGCCTTAGCAACCTACCTTCTCAGGCAACACGATTTGTGGTTGAAAGGTCTTTTTGTTCTGGAATCCTATTATGACCGAAATTTGGATGGCTACTACAAAAACCTGCAGATGGGGCTGCCTCATAATTACTATTTTGGGCGAAATGATGCGGACCTGACGCCCTGGCTGGACTTTTTTATCGATGGGTTGGCGGAAGTGTTTCGAGAAGCCGCGGAGCTGGTCCGCAGTAAAAGTCTGTCGTTCATGGCGGTGGAGCCGGATCTGCTGCGGCGGTTGGATCCATCTCAGCGGGTGGTTTTTGCGCAAATGGCGTTTCGGACTCCCGTCTTGACCACGAGCGATCTTGCAAAATTGCTGAATTTGCGGGACCGGACGGTGCGGGAGAGGCTGAAACGGTGGATCGCCGAGGGCTTTCTCCGGCCGCGGGATGAACACGCCAAGCGCATTCGCTCTGTGGTCTTAACCGAGGGCTACGAAGAGCTGGCGCAAGCGGTTCGAGAGGATCCCGAGCGGTATCGCTATCTGTTGGGGGATTGA